The nucleotide sequence CATGGAAATTTCCAGGAGGTCTGTCTAATCCAGGAGAAGACATTGGTAAGTTCTAGGAGAACAGGTCAGACATCAACAGAGTTTACAAAGACATGAATACCACTGAAATACAGGGTGACCCACCTCGCTTCTATGATCGATTGTTTCCTTGAATTAATGGTGAACAGATGGAGTGACACAATCCTGGGACCGTAATGGTAACAGCATTATGTTCAGGGTAAAGAAGTTTTGTATTTGTAACATTTACTCTTTTCCACACTTCCTTTTAAGTGTGTGCCTGAGGCCAACTAAATTTTTGTAGGCTAGTTGGATATGCTGAAAAATGAGCCAGAAGTGCAGAGGATTAAGGTAATCCATATAGAGCccaaataaaactgaaataggGAGCTCTCGGCTTACACTGGAATCCAGGGCAGTGACCTCAGAGATGGACTGAGCAAAAATTTCCAACTCGCCCTTTTTACGTGCAAAACAAGTAAATGCACTTGCTTCCTTCCACCCCCCCTCCACTTGATTAGTTTGGACTAAAAGCATCTTGCCACAGGGCCAGTGTGAAGTGCAGGGCCTCAGTCTTGTGGGCTCCCAACACAGACACAAGGCACTCCTGTGGTAGGAAACAAGGCTGGTTTGAGGAAACTTCTCATTTCTCTCCAACACACAACATGCTGATGATAAGCACTTCTGAAGTTTATCTTCACAGGTGAATGAACAAGGGTGtttatgaaaagagaaaatctggcttttttctccttgtatCTCAGCCCTTAAAATCATGATCCATAGGCTGTTAATTCTTAAGCTGTTGAGCCCAGGTTTCCTGACTGTTCCATACCTTAGAAATACCTACTGGTTTAGAAGTCTCCCTACAACAACATGTGTTAGGGTTGTATTACAGTTGTTATTTCAATACATGGAGAAAGCTCCTGGTTATCAGGATACGGCTGAGTTTAGTTTTCGTAACTCATGAGTCATATTTTAAGTCTTTCTGTCAAACCTGGTGATggaaatcaaaaatatttgctggaCATTGTCATGTAACGTGGTGAAATGGatctgtgttttcaaaagaaTCCCAAACGCCATGGTTGTTGTCTAGCCAGGCTCCTTCTCACTTCTACTGCCAGCAGCAAAAGGTATTTTGTACTCAAGGGAACAACAAAATGACAGCACTGGCATTCCAGTGGGAttccctgcagggatgctgctgctgagtaAGCCAGTGGCCATCCCTCACTTACCAGGTGAGATTCTGGCTGGAGCCTGGACTGAAAACCACCCAGGAGAAAAGTCTCTTACAGCTTCCCTCCTGCCACTTATAAACTACAGAATAATAAAAGTTATGATTCTCTGCATCACATATTACAAGAAGGTATAAATTAGTGAAACATACAATATAACAGGGCCTGATCTTCCTTTCTCATTCTTACATCAAACCTTAAAAACTCAAGTCACTCAAGGGactaaattttaaattgcaattaaaaattgCAATTACAATACTTAAAATCCTTTGGTTACATGAAGTAACAACATGCATGGCTGCCTACTTAAATGAGTGCCAACTGACTCATGCAAGTAACACCAATAGTTTCATAATGCAGATTAAGCAAAGTGCACACATTTTTGTGAGTATTTCTGAAACTCCAGCCGTAGTGTTTCTTCTAGTTTAACTGTCAttagatatttatatatacacacacacatttaaataaaagggaaatgGCACTTCATCTAAAAGCAAAGCTCAAAGCTTAAATGAAATCCCtaattactgcatttttcttaaCCACAGCCTGCCTCAACACTCCTCATGATCTCAGTTCATTTCTGTGTAAATACAGCCCCCCTGCCCACTAACAAAATCACCTGCCACAGGGAGTTATTTCCAATATCTGAAACTACCCCTGAAATGTCTATTTTGTTCCCCTCTGACATGCCAAGATGCAAGCTTCCATAGGATGGTGAATCTCTACGGgtcttttaaaatgcacttgCTTTTGGAAGCAAGCCAGCACACATTTCTTACTGAAAATGAACTAACAGGAGCAGGTAACATTGCACAACAGTTCTATCCACTGACCACTCAACCAGACGCGACCAGGTTACATTAATCTGGGAAAAGCCATGTTCAACCTACCAGCAGTTACCCCAGGCAAGTAGGATTTGACTTGGCTACAATGAAACCGCAGACTTTGGGGAAATCAgtggaatattaaaaaaacttaTTTGGGACTCAATTTAAGTTgttactgaagagaaaaatcatctCTCTGGAGGAGTTCTGGATGGATGGGTGGTTCTCTGGCTGTAATTGCAGCACGCAGACCCTGCAGACCCTTAAAGTTCCTGCTGCGTTTGTGGTGGGGAATGTTAGGACTGACCTCACTCTGTCTGGGGCACACAGAATGTACATGTGCAGCACAGATGCAGCACGTTTCCTCAGGAACAGGCTCTGTGCTGCACTGGTGCTGTGGCATATTTGAAATGTCACCAGACCCTTAAGGTACATCTTGAAAAGGACCTGGCACCACCTTTCACTTTCTGCAACCAGTTTTACACATTTTGTTATCCCTTGGCATGAAAGTGCAGTGAAACTGATCCGATCAAGAGATCTGACATCagtccaggtgctgctgcacagggtCTGAACCTGAGACCGGGCAGAGACaaggagagggatggggatCCAAAGGACTGCAAAGACAGTGCAGTGCTGTCTTGGATTAATGGATCAGTGGAGCCAGCAGCCATCAGTGTCCCTTTCAAACCACACCCTGTACAGCACTACCAAAGTAATTCTGTAGGATATACACAAGAAAGGCACACAGCAATTACTTTTGTTTGGGGACCAAAACATTAGCTTATCCTTGTGTTGCAAAAACAGACTTACATCCTGAAAACATTATGAAGCAAACAGAATGTGTTGAGTTAGAGGCTTTACACCTTTCCAAAAGGTTTAGAGTGCTAAGTTACTCTCAAATGTATTGCAAGGATTGCTCTTTCCACCCAGGAGACACAGCAGTTCGAGAGGTTTTTGAAGAGACTGGCATCAAGTCAGAGTTCAAGTCCATCCTGAGCATCAGGCAGCAACACGAACACCCCGGAGCCTTCGGGAAGTCGGACATGTACATCATCTGCCGCATGGAGCCCTCCTCCTTCCACATCAGCTTCTGCCAGCACGAGTGCCTGCGGTGTGAGTGGATGGATCTGGAGGAGTTGGCCAGGACGGAAAATGCCACTCCCATCACCAGCAACGTGGCCAAGCTCTTACTGTATGGGTACCGGGAAGGGTTTGATAGGGTTGACATAACCATGAGGGAGTTCCCAGCTGTCTACACAGGCCTGTTCTACAAACTCTACCACAGGGAACTGCCCGAGTCCTACAGAAACATGACATCATAGCAACACATTTCACATTTCCTTATAGTAATAATTTAGAATTATTATTGCAGTGTTGCATATTAAAATTATCCATGGACTTCTTTTTAGGTAATTACTAGAAAGTAATTATTCTCTAATAAGCCAagatataaattatttttaaaggtaatgGTTGCCATGAGTGTGCATCAGGTTTGTTCTCTACCCCGTAAAGCAAGCATAagctaaataaaatacataGATACCTAGCAGAAAACGGAAGTTACTGATCCTGAAAATACATTCCCCAAGTCACTTTACCTCCACACACACTGGCACAGTGGGTTTAAAGAGCAATATAAAGACAGTATGAAACATTCATGGTTTAATCTGGTATCTGCAAAAGTAGTTATAATATCAGCAAATAATTGCTTATATTCTGCTACTTTGGAGAGGAGTAGGAAAGGCGATGTTTTTAATGCTGTGTGGcactggtgttcagaatctgcCATGGAAATCAGCTTTTAGCagacatgggaaggaaaaggatagCTTTCTGTCCAGGTCCAGTTTTTGGTCCAGGTTTGTACTGTCCAGTTCTTTTCAGTGCCACGTACCAGTCCGAGTATTTCCGTGACCGGTAAGTGTTATAGTTATTGGATTCCAAACGCtcaaaaaagaaacattcttCTGTTGCGTATTtctaaaagggaaaagaaaacgCATTACTGGTGTAGCACCACAAATCAATTCTTCACATTCAGGGGAGTAACTTAACAAGAATATAAGCAGTACCTGTGGTTTTAAGAAATAGAGATTAACTGTTTCGTGACTGAAGAAAGATACTTACTGTGAAAATATTGTTAAAACTACCTACAAGAAGAGGTTTGACCTATGGTTCATTTATTGTCTCTAACACAGATCAAGcagctttttatttgcttttagtGTGTAATTCTTTGTTCTGATCAGAAAATGTATAAAGAAGCCTTTAAGAACAAAAACTTTAAGCAGAGTATAGACAATTCAGTACAACTGCCCAAGATGGAAATTCAAGCAGAGACACCATCAAAAAAGGGTGAAGAAAATCCTTATTTCTCCCCAAAGCATACTTGATACCAGTGCTTTCCTACAGGATGCTGTCAATTTTCACATAAACCCCATCATTTAGGTGACAAATGGCAGTTCAGGCTTCATGAACtatgtattttttaacatcTGCCAAAGGCGACATTTCAGGAGCTGGACTGCTTTCCAGCAAGAGCGGGATGCCAGCCACTGCAGTGTCAGTCTCAGCACCTGGAAAAACCCTGGAtagctgtggttttttccttcaaatacaCTTCATTCCAGGCTGCATTCAGAGTGCTGATCTGGCAGCAGAAGCGTTCACAGCACTTCGTGAAACACCTGAACTCCACTAACTAAATGCAGCTTATTCTCACAAACATTCTTGGAACACAGTTTTAATCCATAACATCAAAAGACAAGAATTTCCCTTCAGGTCAAGTTCCTGGAGTCTGGTAAAACCTGGCCGATCGCAGCAAAACCACGTAAGCATGACAGAACAAACAGGTCATATCCttaaataacaaattatttatCATAAAATACAAGTTAGTCAAAACTCTTCCTTCCATGGGAAGTTTGGgaaatttcttcattaaatgaaataatcaCATTTCATTCTATAAAGTCAAAGTATTTCATTCTTATAATAAACTCGAAAGTCAAAATAAGCCACTTCAGATGGGAAATGGTTCAGTTTTTCCATCAAAAATCTGATGGAACAAATGCATTTCTGCACAAATATTTCCAGTTAAAAGAGCATTTTCCAAGGGGAGGTTTTGACTATCTGCATTCATAACCAGCCATTTCCTCCAGTGGTAGAGATCTCCTCTCCCCCACACTGAGTCTGTTAgtaaagagcaagaaaatgctcCATAAAAGCTGCAGCATCCAGGTTTCCAGACAAGAACATGACCCACTGCACCTCCACATAGATCACCAGGGTGAGCAGTGatccacaggctgtgcagtAAATCATcttgcagagcccagctcagaACAAACCCTGCAGCATGTCTCAACAAGTAATTACAAAAACATCCAACAAGACTTTTTTGAAAAACAGGCCTGAATAATAATTTGCAAACGTAGTTCCGAAGATGTTGATTTATTTGTAACAAGGACACTATGCAAATTGATCCTGGACACTgaagagtaattaaaaaaacccagactaAAAAGGACAGAATAGTACTTGAGTGACTGATGGATAAGAGGACTAAATTACGTGTTTAGAAATGAAAGTTCCATAATGTCTTAAATTTCAGCAGTGTTTCACCATGTGCAATTCACCACAAACATTTCCAGTGTACGCTCTTTGCAAGCTCTCGtgaaacacagccctgctcgAACTGAACAAGAGACGCTGGCAATTAGAAACAGTTTCCTGATTGTGTTCAGAGGCAGAAAATGGTAAAGGCACAGCCAGCCACAGACTGTTGGAAGTCACAGTGCAGAAATCCTCATGGAAAAACATTGCCAGTGCTACAGAAAACAGCCATGAAATTGCAGCAGCATTTGTTAGGCTGgttggaggaaaagaaaaaaattcttaaaagaGTAAGAGAGTTTCCACCTATGAATAACAACGTTGTGTGCAGCAAACATGATTCAAGTAATACCCATTTCCGgaaacaacacaaaagaaaaaagttttataaGCTCAAGTGAGAAGCACAAAGTGACCCAACTTTACATATTCTGCGAGAGTAAGTCCAAGTGAACGGATGATACTTTCCGAGCATTTTGCTTTACAGGAACTACAGCTAAAACTGCTGCAAGGGAAGCATGTTCTACAACCAAACCCACCATGCAGCAGCAGGTCAGAAACCCCAAATATAAACACACCcctgtgtgttttgtttaattttacaAATGGTGCTAAACACCCTATTTTGACACTTCGCAGTCGCTCAGGGTACGGACTGCAATTAGAATGGGAAGCCAAATGCCACCGCACCAGCACCACAGGAAATTCCCAATTATCCTTAATTCAAGAATAGCACAGTGGACAACTCCTCACATTTTCTTCAACTGAGCTGTCACACAATATCCGAGTAACTTGAAGCAGGTTCTTTAACTGCATTCCTGAGCCCACACAAAACTCCCTggagccagagcagaggagcGCCCCAGGGAGCCCTGCTCCTGTAAAACTACGTTCAGTCTCATTTCATGGAGGCAGAGAAAGGGAATCAGAAGCAATttctgcagcccctggcacaggtcTTTCATTAGCTGCAGTTCAGTCAGGGTTAGGAATGCACATTGTTAACCCCAGCCATCGGGAGGGAATTGCACAGAGACTGAATGGGGCTGTGTGAATACACCAAAGCACCAATGATTACTGCAAACCAAAATTCTGGCAGAGTAGATGCCCTGCAGTGGTGCTTCACCAGGCACTGAAGGTTAAAATATGGATGAGGGGTTTACAGTGTCTATGTCTCATAAGCAAAATGAATGTAACTGCAGCTCCTAAAGCAAAATTTATCATCTGGCTCGGAGAGACATTAACTTCCAGAGTCTGCTGCACACACCAGCTTTAAAACACAGCTAAAAATTCAGCTGATACCAATAAAACACACCAGAGTTTAAACTAAAACTAGTCTCACTAGAGAGCAGTTTAATTTACCCACATTTATATAACTTCGTAAATTTTAtcataacattttcaaaaatattcttcttgcCAGTTTTCTACTTAGGAAGTAGAAGTGCTCAAAAAAACCTTGATCCTctacaaaggaaaatgagaaaactatTTATACAGATTAGTATCAcgaaagtaattttttaaaagaaattggCTTTACTTTCCACTTCAAAGAGgtcttttaaaatcactttatGTGAAAGtaagtgaaagaggaaaaaattactcCTGAGGGTAAAAATACAAACACTCCattcttcatttgtttttataatttcctgatcactgtgatttttttttttctcagacaaGCCATTCCTGTTAAATTTTTCAGCTCCTGGGTAGGGCAAAAATACCCAACTCCTCTAGCTCCTATTTCAAGTAATTGACAGAAGCTGTGCAGCGCTCATTTCGCCTGATAAATCCCACACTGAGCAGCTGAGTAACTCCTGCAGGAAGAGAGGCTACTCCACACAGCGAGGGCAGGACACaccaacacacacagagacatcaGGAAAGTGCTGCTTACCAAGGCCAGCAATCTGCCATCCTCCTTCATGGCCAGGAAGCGATTGGCACTGACACCTTTGATGGACACCACTCCTCGTTCCTCCGCCTGAAGCTGCAGCTTGACTGcgaacaacaacaaaagacaaaagGTTTCATAGCCATCGTGGGATCACAGCACTTGACAGTCACTGCTTCAAACCCTGCACCATAGAAAGCTTCAGCTTGCAATGGGAATAAATTTTCAACCTTTGGCTTTCTGAATCCATTTTTATAAATGGCAATGGTGAGATTGAGTTATTCCATCTTCATTTCACAAAAAGGCAACTTAAAAACCCATTAAATTCCTTGAAAGCCCACTTAGGGCACAATCAACTGCTCccagaaaatagaaatttttcaCGGCAGTTTTTCCAGAGGTATCTCTCAATGTTTGCGCAACAGCATCGGACACTGAACGTACACAGCTCTGTACAGGCTGTCGGCAAGtctgggctgcagctgagaCTATTCAGGTTCGTATCACTGCCTAAGGGTTCTGGCAGTTCCCAACAGAGAAATATCCGTTAGTTTACCTCATCCATCCAACAAGTGGGtggaacaaacaaacagaactgCAGCAATAGGTGAAGGCAGCAAAGGCACAGGAAACAGCGTTACACAAATCAGGAACGTGTTTTGCttcaattaaaagaaattaaagattGTATAGAAAGGAAAACCTGTAAGGTCCTATCACACAGCTTTTAGCTACTACCTGTGGGTTACTAGCACAAAGCCTTAACTGATTTCTGTAGCCACAAATCAAACTCGGTAGTTTGGATGAGCATCTGAAAGCTTCCCCTTCTGCCTGCCCTTGCCTGTTGTATACAACATCTCGGGCAAGAGCTCCCTTCACCCACCTGCTTTGGTGCAGCAGGTACTTTATTCTGTTTGGAGATGCAGTTTTAAATAGCTTGGGCTTTTCAGCCACCAGAATAAAAGCCTGAAGTGACTGTAAATTTTGGAGAAAGAGCATCTCTTGAGATTCAGAGAGAGGTTGTTGCTTATTTGGCTTTTtgtggaagggaaaaagagacagCACTGAAGAAACCAACCAAAACTCCTACAACAGGAATACAGGGACATGAAACTGTTGGGGTAATTGCTGCAAACCCTTTTTCAGGGTACAAGTAAAAAGTCAGGCGCAATTTCATCTCAGAATCAAGTATCCAAAATACAGCCCTCACAAGTTATGAGGCCAAAATCAGACTTGTGAACAGCTCCAAACACTTCAGTGTAACTCCTTAGCCTCTGGGGAAGCTACAATGTGGAAAagtgctctgggcagggacTGTGGGAAATAGACTTTTGAGATGTGCCCAAGCACACAGCTTTCACCACACACTTAACAAGAAACAGCTGTGGAACAgctgaaaattaatattaattactGTAGTACTGACTTATTATGC is from Corvus moneduloides isolate bCorMon1 chromosome 5, bCorMon1.pri, whole genome shotgun sequence and encodes:
- the NUDT6 gene encoding nucleoside diphosphate-linked moiety X motif 6, whose product is MAGPWRAMRRVRGWAALAGLRVRPDKFGGVSVDLGELRGSPRLERASFGRWLRESVSQWRDEGRVAVWLHVPILQSSLVAVAASQGFAFHHAEQGSSTLTLWLGEGPSRLPGFATHQLGVAGAVLDESTGKVLVVQDRNKTVNAWKFPGGLSNPGEDIGDTAVREVFEETGIKSEFKSILSIRQQHEHPGAFGKSDMYIICRMEPSSFHISFCQHECLRCEWMDLEELARTENATPITSNVAKLLLYGYREGFDRVDITMREFPAVYTGLFYKLYHRELPESYRNMTS
- the FGF2 gene encoding fibroblast growth factor 2 codes for the protein MAAAAAAGGIATLPDDGGSGAFPPGHFKDPKRLYCKNGGFFLRINPDGKVDGVREKSDPHIKLQLQAEERGVVSIKGVSANRFLAMKEDGRLLALKYATEECFFFERLESNNYNTYRSRKYSDWYVALKRTGQYKPGPKTGPGQKAILFLPMSAKS